In Sphaeramia orbicularis chromosome 5, fSphaOr1.1, whole genome shotgun sequence, a genomic segment contains:
- the aurka gene encoding aurora kinase A, whose protein sequence is MESSAKVKLTKDLKFQRPEVKVNSDGPKRIPVSHAQTTPKALVTQTSHQRVLGVSNGPQRIQKPISTQKSASHVSVAKHMNPADQNVNPAVQIVNPSPHPQSQPKTYESKMNSIQAKTTTESARPEKPQNKPAKTDSVTNTSSKKRWSLENFDIGRPLGKGKFGNVYLARERQTKFILALKVLFKKQLEKAGVEHQLRREVEIQSHLRHPNILRLYGYFHDTTRVYLILEFAPRGELYSELQRCGSFPEERSATYIMELADALNYCHSKKVIHRDIKPENLLLGANGELKIADFGWSVHTPSSRRSTLCGTLDYLPPEMIEGKTHDEKVDLWSLGVLCYEFLVGKPPFETKSHEETYRRISRVEYTYPAQANISAGAKDLVAKLLKHNPMHRLPIQGVLTHPWVVECSTKKPTTLNNEEPAQ, encoded by the exons GTAAACAGTGATGGACCCAAGCGGATTCCTGTGTCGCACGCACAAACAACTCCAAAGGCTTTAGTCACACAAACTTCACATCAACGTGTCCTAGGGGTCTCAAATGGACCCCAGCGCATTCAGAAACCCATCAGCACCCAAAAATCGGCATCTCATGTGTCGGTTGCGAAGCACATGAACCCAGCTGATCAGAATGTGAACCCTGCTGTTCAGATTGTAAATCCTTCACCCCATCCCCAAAGCCAACCAAAGACATACGAGTCCAAGATGAACTCCATTCAGGCTAAAACCACAACAGAATCAGCAAGGCCGGAAAAGCCACAGA acaaaCCAGCCAAGACTGATTCTGTGACTAACACTTCTTCAAA GAAGCGATGGAGCTTGGAAAACTTTGACATCGGTCGACCTCTAGGAAAGGGTAAATTTGGCAATGTCTACCTGGCTAGAGAGCGGCAAACCAAGTTTATCTTGGCTCTGAAAGTTCTGTTCAAGAAGCAGTTGGAGAAAGCAGGAGTAGAGCATCAGCTGAGACGAGAGGTGGAGATCCAGTCTCACCTCAG ACACCCAAACATCCTGCGCCTCTATGGTTACTTCCACGACACGACTCGTGTTTACCTAATTCTTGAGTTTGCACCCAGGGGAGAACTCTACAGTGAGCTACAGCGCTGTGGAAGTTTTCCTGAGGAAAGAAGTGCCACA TACATCATGGAGCTGGCAGATGCCCTAAACTATTGCCACTCAAAGAAAGTGATCCACCGAGACATCAAACCAGAGAATCTGCTACTGGGGGCCAATGGGGAGCTGAAAATTGCAGATTTTGGCTGGTCTGTTCACACACCTTCCTCCAG GAGGTCTACTCTGTGTGGAACACTGGACTACTTGCCTCCAGAGATGATTGAGGGGAAAACTCATGACGAGAAGGTGGACTTATGGAGCCTTGGTGTCCTTTGTTATGAATTCCTGGTTGGAAAACCCCCATTTGAAACAAAAAGTCACGAGGAGACGTACCGTAGGATTTCAAGG GTGGAGTACACTTACCCTGCACAGGCCAATATCAGTGCTGGAGCCAAAGACTTGGTTGCCAAGTTGCTGAAGCACAACCCCATGCACAGGCTCCCCATCCAGGGAGTCCTGACTCACCCCTGGGTGGTCGAGTGCTCCACCAAGAAACCCACCACCCTGAACAATGAAGAGCCTGCTCAGTGA